The sequence below is a genomic window from Blastocatellia bacterium.
CGGAGGTTGGTTCCATCGGCGTCAATGACGTAAATCTGTGGAGTCCCGCTACGATTTGAGATGAAGGCGATTTCCCGACCGGTTCGAGGATTCCAGCGGGGCGACGAGTGAATCACTGACGGCTCATCGGTGAGCTGGCGGATCGTCTTTCCATCGCTGGATGCAACATAGAGCTGCGTGCTGTTACTGTCTTTGCTCGAACAAAAGGCGATCCACCGTCCATCGGGAGAAAAGACGGGTGACAGGGTCGTGCCCTGACTGAAGTGAGGGAAGGGGATAAGGGATCCATCCCTGACCGAACGAATGCGAATGTTGGGTACCCCGGTGGCAAAGGAGACATAGGCGATCTTCTGCCCATCCGGAGACCATGCGGGCAACAAGGCGAGCGATCCTTCCTGTGTCAATGGGCGAATCGAGGCTCCGTCATAGTCCATGAGGTAAATTTCACTGCGCCGGCCGGATCCTGAGACAAAGGCAATCTGGCTGGTGGCGATGCCTGGTCTGCCGGTGAGGGCCTTGACGATTTCGTCAGCCACGCGATGAGCGATCCGCCGGGCTTGATCGCGTGACCCCCGATGCTGAACAGAAAGGATCTTGGTGCGGGCCGGCACGTCGTAGAGATAAGCCTCGACGATAAGCTCTTGGGGATCGGCGGCAACGTTGCCGAAAACCAGATAATCAGCCCGTGTGGGATCGCTGCTCCAGCGAGCGAAATCCACCTGTGAAGGGTCGGCCGGTTTCTGATTGGGATAGAGGCTCCGACCGACGACGTGGGCGACGGCAGCAAATGTAAGATCGTCAAACAAGACCTGACTGATCGTTGCCGCCGCCGATTCTGCTCTCTCGGTTCGCGGAGCAAAATCGGCGACCGCCAGGGACGGCCCGCTTCCGGGTGTGACGATGATTTTGCCAATTTCCTGCT
It includes:
- a CDS encoding DPP IV N-terminal domain-containing protein, with product MMWGFRFERRQVGIALLGMAALIPPSQGVGQQPLKQEIGKIIVTPGSGPSLAVADFAPRTERAESAAATISQVLFDDLTFAAVAHVVGRSLYPNQKPADPSQVDFARWSSDPTRADYLVFGNVAADPQELIVEAYLYDVPARTKILSVQHRGSRDQARRIAHRVADEIVKALTGRPGIATSQIAFVSGSGRRSEIYLMDYDGASIRPLTQEGSLALLPAWSPDGQKIAYVSFATGVPNIRIRSVRDGSLIPFPHFSQGTTLSPVFSPDGRWIAFCSSKDSNSTQLYVASSDGKTIRQLTDEPSVIHSSPRWNPRTGREIAFISNRSGTPQIYVIDADGTNLRRLLDRGGSADSPAWSPDGRYIAFAWRPPEAATFDIFLLDVATREILQLTDGVGNNESPTWSPDGRHLAFQSDRTGRSEIYIMHIDGTGIKQITTSGGRLPAWSP